One Raphanus sativus cultivar WK10039 unplaced genomic scaffold, ASM80110v3 Scaffold0670, whole genome shotgun sequence genomic window, gtccgaccactgtccggacctggcccaactgcccaagactttgAACACTCATCCAGCTGAgtttgagctgatccccagctgacccagctgagtgagctagttcatccagctcagggagctgacacactcttcagtgagctacactgagctgcacttaCACTTCATTTTTAGCTggcgagcttgctcactgcatcgccagctgccatacactttgtacagctcctttatacttgtctccttcttggtttagctatatcttagttcctgatgcccttaaccttacttcaggccatgatacccttgtgtttaggtcacatgagctgactggtgcgtctccttgcaccatggtcgatcctaaggatcatatccaatatcaggacatgacaagtctcccccacttagaatggattcgtcctcgaatcctgtGGTTCTACATCCCATATCATGACAAAGGTTCCAACTGAACTCTTTGCTCCTGCATATCCGCTAAGGTTCATGACCCAGTCACAACTTACTGGATCATTCCTTAACTGACCACCAGCTTATCCCAGCTTGGGCCTATTGCGATCTTAGTCCCTACTAGACTAAACCGCCTCATACTTGACTTCTGTCCATCACCAGACATAGTCATACTTTGAtcctagtccatgactagatcattttcagtccttaagaactactgcatactcgagtcttagtagatttacccaatctccaagctactcaatgtatcagtcaagtcttaaagaactcgatcattccggtcctgtccactccgggactccaccgtctcaatccaaccataggtcaatctccgacttggttgtgtgcgaccctcgtccctcactggacttagtcgaccTCATCTCAGCCATCTCGGCTGGTGCCAAACgatacggacttttggacattggacCGTTCCCGGTTCTAGTTCGATCATGCTCGGGTCAGCCCCTGCAGGAGGCACATCCTgcagcgcccgaaacacatccttgaactcttgaaccaaccgaatcctcgtccgggctaccaccccctacaacctccttagtgtcaatggtcgccaaccaggcctcatgaccacctctcagcatattttccacctggaccgctgagatcactaagcatccagaggttggtcggatccttggaatctgatcgggggtccacacccactctcaaacagcactcttccccggtgacagtctaaggtggcccgattctttccaagaccaatccatccctaagatcacttcatgattcttaaggctaaccacaatcagatccacggGCATCGCCCTTCCTTGGATCATCACTGGGATGTCCCTAACAAGGCCTAGTGAatgcatcctttggcctccggccgcactcACTATCCGGGATCATCCCCTATACCAATACAAACAACCCCTTTccgatcatatctggactcacaaacgtGTGAAGCTCAGTATCGAAAGTATGTTGTTTCCACACCCcgatcattaagtacctagatgagtaagatatcggtttgatcacacatttggaaaacgtcccataccattctccaaagtgtcacacttctgtgaatgtcccataccattcacaagagtgtttgtaatatacctcaatcccatcatactaagccacttaacatcgtattcccaatccattcaaattgatctaaggaatcctaccttggctTATACCGAGTCCCAGTTTACTAGCCCTGTAGtgtctcccttaaaccaacttgaacctcgcaaatgctcacttgttttgaacggccaccaaggataacacttacccccaaagagtgctgcacgtttctttcaacctaagccactctcaggttcatgttacttccctggtccaggtcatccataaagatcttgcattgcatcgatccgtccaacccgtctattatttccagataactagatcaaccaacccTCTGTTTGAAGATCTTGCCATTGGGGAGTGCATCTTGGCCAAGAtggttcaccttggaactttcccgttcacaagcatgatcccctatcttgcctcagctccctcttggctcacctagtaaggttccatggtcatctcagtttccagaaataatttcggtttggaacacaatacctttgagcagtgagttgagctgaagttacaacccaatcagaacctccactcatctgcctcaaagGATCCtcactacctgagaaatacttagttctcatctgagctatgtgctccagcaccctcaggtagtccactttccaagctgccctagctggtggatcaattTAGAtcacctcagctactggcccagcttgatcattagctgccaaaacagctgcccaatcaaccggttGTCCTCtattgtttgcaacaattgtttggatcagccggttcacatcacaagaggattcaacttccccttccagctgcagctcagctctcccccactgGAACCTCAGTAGGGTTAGCTGACTTACAGacaatccagcttcattgttaacttttTCCAGCTTAGTCAACAACAAAACTGGCCGATTAACCATATCATcatctacttgtccggatgtgtgggtgaacaaccacaacccaacgatcctagaatcaagcatgctctgataccaacttgtaagacccgaacccggcgctaggccgcggtcgatgcctcacgtcgctcggtccataccctgaccgaaccactcaatttttcgatctttatctatactcttcgcctaagggcgaagtctatcttagaccttagcttaagactaccttagtccttcccaagcttagatcctttcaacttatgcacagcggaatattctctaattagccattggtctaaaaccaatctaacactggtcagtcgaatcaccttagccatggtcagtatacacaactactaccagctccaaggttgatcctgaacctaaacCAAGTCATACAAatctgaggttccattccctaaccattctatctagatctatgcaacattgctagatcatacctttgccacatccacggagcttgttagCTCATTGTCTCAGCTATCCCCAGCTTTAAACTAGTTTgtccagctcagctgagctgaaccacttcacttgaggttcactctctcccagctgatcgagctgtgAGGTAGCTTGCCCAGCTCCccgtccactcgtccaactcccttatacctgtataaactcccccttaggtacttagtcattcaaccaaccatccccactgACCAAGtactttgggaagtcttcagctgcaaaaccaaccacagcaaacatgctccaaaaactaattaaaattcatgataattcatgataattcataactaagagaatggtcaagtcagatttctcagaactggcctcgatcatactgatctcgcctatgaacagcccatatggccataactgaccacctctaaatcaataagataaaactaatcttcaccataataattcatgataaatacccattaagagatatttgaagtcggatcctaacaattccctcaggaactatcagatctccacttacctgcccaaccaaggccatggagagatttctctgaatcggccactccagggttcagtacctccatgtctgaacatcatagaacaagattaacaatgcccaccagttcctgagtcaatcaaccaaccacccacatgactcagaacggatgagtcttcacacatacctaacggccatggaaccatgtcccaatgaacctggtcagtcttgcctcttcttcatggctctcagccaatcatgtaccaacccaaggttgatacctatcataccatatgattccattacctcattgccacggtctgaagccattggtaatgcaaaaccatggatcaggttcactcatgaaccaccatgaatcactagttgatgtatagcatctaattaccatcccatatggatgaattagttcaactatgatccgcccctttctccagggtcctgtatccctacaatacatcacaatatatggtctccaaaggcgtgccacacttggcctcatatgcacctcaagagacaccaacataaaccacaaagtaatcatatgtacatgttaccttagacttgatcttactagatcttgtgcttcctgtatcatgtctggccatgctcctccattgcacgcctctatcaagtcttatcatatacctccagtattgataagaaccaatcatgggtcgcacccatcatccattccatggaacttccatgaaaacagtttctgcactgcatccaccttcaaggctgttcatgcctttggagtggagtccggccttctccattctcttctgccatttgcgtgtgttaccatgatgtagaggaagcctagggtgtgttcatccatgatcaaacactaCCCAAgagtcgtgcatcacttcccacttcagtacccatgaaactgcctttctacacaccactgcccttaaggctgctcttggactttgagagtgaatccggtcatctcccttcttccctggctatttggatgtgtagtaaggatgtagaggaagcctatggcgtggcaaaccacaatcaaaacacaccagagggtcgttctcaactcccctcttgattgccatcaaaactgcctctttgctgccttcaagcctctcttggtcttggattgtgtaatccgaccatctctctgtttttctctgttttctttgtgtttcaggaagaagaatgaagccctgacgtgcctgcaaaggcacggacttgcctgatatatatagaagaatgggcAGTTACCTTTCTAAGGGTTGCACCTTTTCGGTATTAATTCtgtccattgatttaatcaatggtacaGATTGCACccattcgcctatggcagttaccagacgtccttgacattcctaactgctcctagaaatgtcacacacaagccttggctggttgcccaagcccctggttcaaccacaagtgcccaccggctcaccggcacacccgggtggtccacatggtccgaccactgtccggacctggcccaactgcccaagacttgaacactcagtccagctgagttgagctgatccccagttgacccagctgagtgagctagtccatccagctcagggagctgacacactcttcagtgagctacactgagctgcactacacttcatttagctggccgagcttgctcactgcatcgcccagctgccatacactttgtacagctcctttatacttgtctccttcttggtttagctatatcttagcttcctgatgcccttaaccttacttccaggccatgatacccttgtgtttaggtcacatgagctgactggtgcgtctccttgcaccatggtcgatcctaaggatcatatccaagATGAGGGACATGACAGAGTCAACGTATGCatgaatataataaaagaaaagggCAAAGCTTGGCGAGCAAGATAAGAGGTCACTTCCAAGAAATGTATCCAAGAATATCCAACGCTGTTTTTGTCTTATAAATAGTAAATACCCCTTATCCTTCACAGAGTAATACATGAAACTAAACCTATAAACATCATCTATCGTGTTATACCTCTTTAGATAAGGAAAAGGCTACATCCCACACTAAGGTATACCTTTTAAGATAAggaaaagtatttttttaataggaTAGAGATACATTTTtctaaaaggaaaaggaaatcCTGTTTAGAAACTAGTATAAATACAGATCTAAGAAATTACAAATTATTCATTCACATAACTAATACACAAACCCTAAGTGTTTGTTCACAACACATCGTACAGATTCCGCATACGTTTTTCTTTTAGACTCCAATTATGTCTCTCTTCACGTCTTTCTTCAGTTGCTTTGTTCCAAATTCCAGCTCAAAGATTAGTTCAATCGATGGTAGCATCCCGAAAGGCTTGTCATTGGAGAAGCCAAAAGGCAAATCTGAATCTCTTAAAGCTCCAATCATTGTATCTTATTTCCCCGTGGGTTCGCGTCTTTCGCGTTTGTAAGAATTGTGTGGGACGGTCGTTGGCATATTTGTTGTCATgtgaagacttttttttttgttccttttgtttgattatttgCAAATTGTAATGCACCACCTAGCTAGGTTTGATAACAGCATATTTAGGTCTAGCAACAAACTTATATGCTTTGTATTCAAAGccaaataaaaagttataacgcttacatctatatatataaagaagagtgTTTCTCTCCCAATGTGACAACTAGGATGCCAGCGTGGAAATTCGCTTGCTCTCGCGTCGACACGTCAGCGTGTCATTTAAAGTTTGGGCTTTGAGTTAATATTGCTAATGGGCTATTGTATTTCGTCGACATGTCCGGCCGTGGAAGTGTGATACGCCCCCTAATCTTAGCTGTTCGCGCAGATCTCTGAATAGTGATCTTTTTCTCTGCGGCAGAAGCGCCTGTCCTTTGCGCTCCCTTCCCCTCGCTGAAACGGCCGAGCTTTAACATCATATACAATCCATTCAATTCCATCTCCCACTACGTTGTGAATCAATGCGTCGTTCATGGCTCCTAGGCGGTGTCGCATCTATATAAATATGTGAGTTCTTCTCAACTCGAACTCATCCTATATTTCTATCTATAGCGATAAACTGAATCCTGATTTCATGTCTCATTCTATGGTGTTCTTCTCCGACTTGAAGTCCAGCCGTTGCTCCTCCGTCGTCGAGGCAAGACTGCTCCGGTCTCCGGTCCTGGGAGGCAAGAAATATCGCGAGCTCATGTGGGTTGACATGCTCTTCCTGGACGTCAACGTGAGTTCtctcttctatttctttttcgGATCTGAGTTCGATCATTCCGGCGAGTCTATTTTGTTTACTGATGAATATATGACACTGTTTCTGTTGgtttattaatttacataatCATGAAATGTAGAAGCTTTATCTGTATATGGAGAGGAGCTTATATAGTTTAGTTTCTGAGCTACGTTACGAATGTGTTTTAGgcaaaaagaaattgaaaatgTATATCCATGTGTTGTAGGCAATTGAAGAACAAAGATGAGGATAGAGTAGTTAAGAACAATGAAGGTCTGCCTCAGCCATTTTTGGGAAGCTGCAATGATCGTGCAAGGCAGCTCCAGGCTTCTTCTTCAGGTCTTTTCCCATGTTTAAAGGTTTTATCTCTCTCACACTTCACTTTTTATCATtcagattatttatttttcacaaaCAATTCAGACTGTCGGCTGTGTTATGTTGTCTTcgtttaatatttctttttcatcgATCTATTTCGTCATCTACGGTTTTTTGCGAGACGAATCCATCACCATTAAAAACTATTGGGTTTGAAGTTTTTTAAGTAATGTAATCTTGGAAAAAGTTGAACAAGGAAGCAGAGAAATAATAGCATTAGCTTATAGGTTGCTAAGTCAGCTACTTTCAGAACTAAATTGCCTCACAGTTTTCTTTGTTGACTCGGTCAAGTTACTTGGTTTGAGGCTACGATCAGTTCGCAAGTGATTGACATAAATATTCTGCCGTTCAGGCGTTCAATCCCCTGGAGGTAGCAAAGAGTCAGACCCTGTGAAGGTTGCTAGAGGAGGTTAGCCATTCAAAGTTTTCTGTCGTTACTTTCTTTTGGtagcatataaaattatatggcTACTGATTTATTAACAATTGCTATATTTTCAGTTAAAGCTATTTCCAGGAGGACACAGTCATTGGTTGAGAGGTTTGAGAGAAGAGACACAATTACACTTCCGGAAGAAAGATAAAGCAGCAATAGTTCAGAGCACTAATGCTGTGGAGAAAGTGGCCAAATCATCATCGAAACGAGCAGTTAGCATAATGCCTACCCAGGTCATGGAAGTTGAACTTGATAAGGCAACTAACTTGACCGCAGTTGAAACTCCTGTGATATTTATTGCAAGACCACAGTTGAAACTCCTGTAATATCCAGCTGTTTTTAATCAATAATGCAATTCTCTGCAACTTTCTTACATGTTTGTTTCTTATTTAATTTCTGGTTGGCTATTACATATGTTGCTAACACTATTACACAATTTTATTGTGGTATCAATGAGATGACGTCTACAAGTTTAACTCTGGTTCATGAAGAGATCATGATGGTGATATCAATCAGGGTTGGTCCCTAGATTACTTTCATGGTTTTCCCAGTTTGTGCATTTTACATGTTTGGTACAtaagaaacaagaagaacacAACTTGGGATCTTTCTCACGTTTGGTTTTTTAACATACAAAACAATAGCTTGGttgtttttagatatatatatgtaagaatacTTCTTTTTAGCCATGGACGGTGATTATTGTCAAAGAGAATATTGGCTGAGACAAATGCATCTGAAGGGAAGGGACGGCTGACCTTGGTGCATTGACTTagtacctatatatatataagaatgaTTCTTTCTCACTATATATGTTCCTGAGAGAACATATATACAATCTTTCCCCTTCTGCTTTTTTTTACACTGgttcttcttttttcatttatattgtagttttgttttaagaaaacataCATCAGTTGTATATCATGCATTAGTGCATTATCATGTAACATCCcaactataatataaataaaaaccacaacataaaatttgtttaactttaactaatttaatcaaaaccaattttttagataataaaaagattataatatatatatacatatatgtgtgtgtgtgtgtgtgtgtgtgtgtgtgtaaaaaCATAGATGATTGAATACATCAAATGAGATTTAGGATGAAATGGaataaaagttttgaaaagaCACCTGTGAAAGTTGTGAATTCAAtggttttaaaactaaaatagaatTATGATAGTTTGtacatttaaaaagaaaatccaacaaaatttatataagcaagataaatgaaaatttagatCATACGTCTAAATAGTTGGGTTGTAAGTGCATAAATTTCGCTGTGAGAATTTAGTTTGTGGATTTTAGGTAAGATactacaatttttaaaccaatattttaagaaaaaaaatatattctaaaaggATTGTATATTTAGAGGTGAGGGTCAATTAAATAACTAAGAGTAttacaagaaacaaaatttataaaaaattaagtgaAATGAAACATTTCTACAATCCTACTAATCaaacacataattaaaatttaatcaattttttttcattttctcatcACCTTATATATAATTTCCAGTAACAAAAAGTCAgattttgatattaaatttttgaaatttgtaagacagaaaaaataattgaaaataattttaggaTTGTCTaactacttatattttataacatcATAAGTCTAAATAGTTGGGTTGTAAGTGCATAAATTTCACTGTGAGAATTTACTTTGTGGATTTTAGGTaagatattacaatttttaaaccggtgttttaagaaaaaaatatattctaaaaagattgtATATTTAGAGGTGAGGGTCAATTAAATTACTAAGAgtataactaaaaacaaaatttataaaaattaagtgAAATGAAACATTTCTACAATCCTACTAATCaaacacataattaaaatttaatcaattttttttcattttctcatcaccttatataaaatttccagttacaaaaaaaaatcagattttgatattgaatttttgaaatttgtaagaaagaaaaaagacttgaaaataattttattattgtctaactacttatattttataatatattataccatttgtatattaaaataaacatacatacaaaatatataactaaaattaacatttttggaaaaaaaaacccgcccgtagggcgggtcgaCCCTagtatttgtataaaataatagtatttccTCTAATCGATCTTAGGAAGATATCGAGAGTGCGAATCCATAGATATGTTTTCTAGAGGGGACATTTATAATGGTCCTGGGCATGAATAATGCTTAAGATATACAGTTGTACTATGTTATTAGGAGTGAGTTCACCAGACAccaattattaataatttagttcTAATGGTGAAcccataatattattaattccACAAAAGTAATATTATTGTTCTGTTTGGTATCATGTCTGCTAGGCAATTGATTACTTAgtgaattatcaaaaaaaattggagaaCAATCAAAAAGTATTCAAAACTTAGTTTTTATACGATTTAATGTAAAACATATtcatctataaaatataataacaaaaagttAGACAAAATTTTATGTAAGATTTATAGATGGACGGAGAGTTTTTCCAAAGAAAAAACTTCTGATTCAAAAACAACAAGATAATTTTGAACTTtcgaaataaacaaaaatatattattttaatcctgaaaacatatacaaaataataaaaagattgCAATTCTTCATCTTTTCGCCATCAAATAATCACCACAAATTGAGAAAGTGTGTTGTAGGAGTTACCTCTTGTAATATACATCTACAAGggaaaaataaatctatttgaCACAGACGAGAGTTAGAAACTAAAACGATGACAACAACAACCGAGACCAAAGACACAGCGACAACCAAGACACAACAATATCTTATTTTGCAGTTTGTAATACAGTGAAATGAGGAATATATTGATCATATTCCTCTTTTCTTCAGATTCAAATTTATCATCATATAGATTTCTTATCCTTAGAGCTTGGGTAACGAACATCAAGTTAAGATCATTATATAAGCCTTTTACACATCCGACAGGCCAATCTTCCATTGTATTTTCATTACTATGATCAAAGATCACATCATCGTTTCTGTTctctgactttttttttaagtttcttataCACCTTTGCATTGAAATGCACATACACTAAGCTATTTAACTGATCTTACTATTTACTAATATATGAATAACCAAGTCCTCCCAACTGCATGTAACATTTAATCATAGTTAACATTTCTTTTGATAACTACAGGGATCCGGCGACCGAGTTCAATCGACTAATCCCATAAAACATGCAGCAGCCATGTATTTTTACCATAGTCTGGATGGCCAACGGGAATCGAACTGCGAATTCGCCGAATTGGGGTTATCCATCAAGCACCACTAACCCAAACCCTCTGATTTAATTATATCATAATCATAGTAAACTACTAAGATACTGGAAAACTCTAGTTATGGAAGTAGTCGTTAGACTGTAAATACACATATTGCAAACGGTCCATTTCTAATTTAGGAAACTAAATAACCATCTGATTCAAATAGTTTCCTAAAGCTTGATGTTAccgttttattaaaatattttcaccgGTTTTTTTTCTTGGcactaaaacaaaatttcatatataataaatctttttttcgTCTTGTTTCTGCCTTTACctttctcttcctctgtttccttCATTCACACACAGAGAAAGAAAACACGAAAACTCTGACAAAAGAGATGATGGAGTGGGATAATCAGCAGCAACCCAATAACCACCACTCTTCAAATCTCCAAGGGATGGACGTTAATGGTGGCTCTGGCTCAGGAGGAATGTATATGAGGGTGATGACCGACGAGCAGCTTGAAACTCTGAGGAAACAGATTGCTATCTATTCCACTATTTGTGAACGTCTTGTTCAGATGCACAAAACACTCACTTCTCAGCAAGATCTTGCAGGTTCTCTTCCAACTTTTTTGCCGTAATTACCGGTTTAAATCTGAAATTCAAGAACCGGTTTAGCTTAGGTTATTGTAGAATTCAAGAATCGGTTTAGCTTTAGCTTGAAACTTGCACTTAAAAGAGTTACGaagtttcagtttttatttagttcaaCCTTCAACAACTCTGTTTTGATATGTCTCTTTGGTGTTGTGACACAGGAGGGAGAATAGGAGGTCTATATGCAGACACAACTATAGCTCACAAGATGACAGGTAGGCAGAGGTGGACTCCTACGCCATTGCAGCTTCAGAACCTAGAGCGTTTATTCGATCAAGGCATAGGAACACCGAGCAAGCAAAAGATCAAAGACATAACCGATGAGCTTAGCCAACACGGTCAGATTGCTGAACATAACGTCTACAACTGGTTCCAGAACCGGCGTGCTCGTTCCAAGAGGAAGCAGCATGGTGGTGTCGGCTCTTCTAGCCACAAAAATGGTGAGGGTGAGGTCGAGACTGAAACTGAGACATTGAATGAGAAGAGAAAGAGACCAGAGAGTCTTGTTGGTCTTCCTGATGGAAACGACAATAACAATGGCATTGGGACAACAGCTACTACTACTAGTCCTAGGCCTGAAGACCTTTGCTTCCAGAGCCCTGAGATGAGCTCGGATCTTCACTTTCTAGGAGTCTTATCAAACCCAAGTAAGTTAGAAAAGACCCCCTCTTAATTTCACACTTAACCTCAACAGCACATACATCACTGAAATGGTCAAGAAAGCTTGTGTCTGTACACCAATCTGAGAAGTTATTGTGATTTGTGTTTTGTAGGCATTTCAGGCTGTGATCATGTTGAAGACTATGACATTTCGGGCTGAATAATACAAGGTGAGGAGACTTCTAATTATCAGAGATCAAAGATTAGTAGCCAGCCTTAAGCAATTTTAgacttaattttatattttctgggGGTTTAGTggtattttggtttttgtttttttcatggAATGTTGAATGGTCTCTTAGAGCTTGTTATGCATGCtttgataacttttttttttttgctttgatattcttaatataataatattaacaatgttaaaaaagaaaacaattttttagttTGGTTGAAAACATGCAAACCTAGCAAAGCTTTGTAAACCTAGCAAAGGAAGTGTAAGAGCAGAGTCTCTATAACCAAATCCTCCTGATCAATTTCAGACCCTCtgttccttttcttcttcttgctatGTTCACGCTCCAAAGACAGCTCACTTCCCACTAACTTCGTCACAAGGATGATCTTTTCTCTACGTCTCTGAACCAAAGCACAACCCTTTATGTAAGGAGGCAAATCATCATCAAGCCCTACATCTTGCTCCCAACACTTCCTTGAGTGTAAGTCTTCGACTCATATTAGATCTCCCCTTCCACTTCCTTGAGTGTAAGTCTTTGAAAATCtctatattttatttggatttataaatactaaatggatttataaatcaatgaaaatatataaaccaataacacccaACAAGCCTTACCAATGTCAACCACTTAACATCTAATATCAGTCCCATCAAGACTTCTCTCACTCtcggatgatgatgatgcttct contains:
- the LOC130502706 gene encoding uncharacterized protein LOC130502706 isoform X2, producing MAPRRCRIYINIPAVAPPSSRQDCSGLRSWEARNIASSCGLTCSSWTSTQLKNKDEDRVVKNNEGLPQPFLGSCNDRARQLQASSSGLFPCLKAFNPLEVAKSQTL
- the LOC130502706 gene encoding uncharacterized protein LOC130502706 isoform X1 is translated as MAPRRCRIYINIPAVAPPSSRQDCSGLRSWEARNIASSCGLTCSSWTSTQLKNKDEDRVVKNNEGLPQPFLGSCNDRARQLQASSSGVQSPGGSKESDPVKVARGVKAISRRTQSLVERFERRDTITLPEER
- the LOC108820866 gene encoding WUSCHEL-related homeobox 13; this translates as MMEWDNQQQPNNHHSSNLQGMDVNGGSGSGGMYMRVMTDEQLETLRKQIAIYSTICERLVQMHKTLTSQQDLAGGRIGGLYADTTIAHKMTGRQRWTPTPLQLQNLERLFDQGIGTPSKQKIKDITDELSQHGQIAEHNVYNWFQNRRARSKRKQHGGVGSSSHKNGEGEVETETETLNEKRKRPESLVGLPDGNDNNNGIGTTATTTSPRPEDLCFQSPEMSSDLHFLGVLSNPSISGCDHVEDYDISG